In one Mus musculus strain C57BL/6J chromosome 19 genomic patch of type FIX, GRCm38.p6 PATCHES MG4249_PATCH genomic region, the following are encoded:
- the Sf1 gene encoding splicing factor 1 isoform 3 (isoform 3 is encoded by transcript variant 4), whose product MEPRHNGAEDSDSRHAYSYTPWTDSGTGKSLHRSPSPEPIYNSEGKRLNTREFRTRKKLEEERHTLITEMVALNPDFKPPADYKPPATRVSDKVMIPQDEYPEINFVGLLIGPRGNTLKNIEKECNAKIMIRGKGSVKEGKVGRKDGQMLPGEDEPLHALVTANTMENVKKAVEQIRNILKQGIETPEDQNDLRKMQLRELARLNGTLREDDNRILRPWQSSETRSITNTTVCTKCGGAGHIASDCKFQRPGDPQSAQDKARMDKEYLSLMAELGEAPVPASVGSTSGPATTPLASAPRPAAPASNPPPPSLMSTTQSRPPWMNSGPSENRPYHGMHGGGPGGPGGGPHSFPHPLPSLTGGHGGHPMQHNPNGPPPPWMQPPPPPMNQGPHPPGHHGPPPMVPGKYACGLWGLSPASRKRYDAAAAYGHDAAASATSQWAAPASSLWSSSSMAAAAAAASATPSAQQQYGFQHPLAMAAKIPPRGSDGPSHESEDFPRPLVTLPGRQPQQRPWWTGWFGKAA is encoded by the exons GTCCCCTTCCCCTGAACCAATCTACAACAGCGAGGGGAAGCGGCTTAACACTCGAGAGTTCCGTACCCGCAAAAAGCTTGAAGAGGAGCGGCACACCCTTATTACAGAGATGGTTGCTCTCAACCCAGACTTTAAACCACCTGCAGATTACAA GCCTCCAGCAACACGTGTGAGCGATAAAGTAATGATCCCCCAAGACGAATATCCAGAAATCAATTTTGTGGGGCTCCTAATTGGACCCAG AGGGAACACCCTGAAGAACATTGAGAAGGAATGCAACGCCAAGATCATGATTCGGGGGAAAGGATCAGTGAAAGAAGGGAAAGTTGGGCGTAAAGATGGTCAGATGTTGCCAGGCGAAGATGAGCCTCTTCATGCTCTAGTCACTGCCAATACGATGGAGAATGTCAAAAAGGCAGTAGAACAG ATCAGAAACATCCTGAAGCAGGGTATTGAGACCCCAGAGGACCAGAACGATCTACGGAAAATGCAGCTTCGAGAGTTGGCTCGCTTGAATGGCACTCTACGGGAAGATGATAATAG GATCTTAAGGCCCTGGCAGAGCTCAGAGACGCGCAGCATTACCAATACTACTGTGTGTACCAAGTGTGGAGGGGCTGGTCACATTGCTTCTGATTGCAAATTTCAGAG GCCTGGCGACCCTCAGTCAGCTCAGGATAAAGCACGGATGGATAAAGAATATTTGTCCCTTATGGCTGAGCTAGGGGAAGCTCCTGTCCCTGCATCTGTGGGCTCTACCTCTGGGCCTGCCACCACGCCCCTGGCTAGTGCACCAAGACCTGCTGCTCCTGCCAGCAACCCACCACCACCG TCTCTCATGTCTACAACTCAGAGCCGCCCACCCTGGATGAATTCTGGTCCTTCAGAGAATCGGCCCTACCATGGCATGCATGGAGGTGGTCCTGGTGGTCCTGGAGGTGGCCCCCACAGCTTCCCACACCCATTACCCAGCCTGACAGGTGGGCATGGTGGGCATCCCATGCAGCACAACCCAAATGGACCACCACCACCTTGGatgcagccaccaccaccaccgatgAACCAGGGCCCCCACCCACCTGGGCACCATGGCCCTCCTCCAATGG TACCTGGGAAGTACGCCTGTGGGCTCTGGGGTCTATCGCCTGCATCAAGGAAAAG GTATGATGCCGCCGCCGCCTATGGGCATGATGCCGCCGCCTCCGCCACCTCCCAGTGGGCAGCCCCCGCCTCCTCCCTCTGGTCCTCTTCCTccatggcagcagcagcagcagcagcctccgCCACCCCCTCCGCCCAGCAGCAGTATGGCTTCCAGCACCCCCTTGCCATGGCAGCAAA GATCCCTCCCCGCGGCAGCGATGGCCCGAGCCATGAGAGTGAGGACTTTCCGCGCCCATTGGTGACCCTTCCAGGCAGACAGCCTCAGCAGCGCCCCTGGTGGACAGGATGGTTCGGCAAAGCAGCCTGA
- the Pygm gene encoding glycogen phosphorylase, muscle form, whose product MSRPLSDQDKRKQISVRGLAGVENVSELKKNFNRHLHFTLVKDRNVATPRDYYFALAHTVRDHLVGRWIRTQQHYYEKDPKRIYYLSLEFYMGRTLQNTMVNLALENACDEATYQLGLDMEELEEIEEDAGLGNGGLGRLAACFLDSMATLGLAAYGYGIRYEFGIFNQKICGGWQMEEADDWLRYGNPWEKARPEFTLPVHFYGRVEHTSQGAKWVDTQVVLAMPYDTPVPGYRNNVVNTMRLWSAKAPNDFNLKDFNVGGYIQAVLDRNLAENISRVLYPNDNFFEGKELRLKQEYFVVAATLQDIIRRFKSSKFGSRDPVRTNFDAFPDKVAIQLNDTHPSLAIPELMRILVDLERLDWDKAWDVTVKTCAYTNHTVLPEALERWPVHLMETLLPRHLQIIYEINQRFLNRVAAAFPGDVDRLRRMSLVEEGAVKRINMAHLCIAGSHAVNGVARIHSEILKKTIFKDFYELEPHKFQNKTNGITPRRWLVLCNPGLAEVIAERIGEDYISDLDQLRKLLSYVDDEAFIRDVAKVKQENKLKFSAYLEREYKVHINPNSLFDVQVKRIHEYKRQLLNCLHIITLYNRIKREPNRFMVPRTIMIGGKAAPGYHMAKMIIKLITAIGDVVNHDPAVGDRLRVIFLENYRVSLAEKVIPAADLSEQISTAGTEASGTGNMKFMLNGALTIGTMDGANVEMAEEAGEENFFIFGMRVEDVERLDQRGYNAQEYYDRIPELRQIIEQLSSGFFSPKQPDLFKDIVNMLMHHDRFKVFADYEEYIKCQDKVSELYKNPREWTRMVIRNIATSGKFSSDRTIAQYAREIWGVEPSRQRLPAPDEKI is encoded by the exons ATGTCCAGGCCTCTTTCAGACCAGGATAAGAGAAAGCAAATCAGCGTTCGTGGCTTAGCCGGAGTGGAAAATGTGTCGGAGCTAAAAAAGAACTTCAACCGCCACCTGCATTTCACCTTGGTCAAGGATCGCAATGTGGCTACTCCGAGAGATTACTATTTTGCACTGGCCCACACTGTCCGGGACCACCTCGTGGGACGCTGGATCCGCACACAGCAGCATTACTACGAAAAGGACCCCAAG AGGATCTACTACCTGTCTTTGGAGTTCTACATGGGCCGGACACTGCAGAACACCATGGTGAACCTGGCCTTGGAGAACGCCTGTGATGAGGCCACTTACCAG CTGGGCTTGGacatggaggagttggaggagatcGAGGAGGATGCAGGGTTGGGCAATGGGGGCCTGGGACGCCTGGCAG CTTGCTTTTTGGACTCCATGGCCACCCTGGGGCTCGCTGCCTATGGCTATGGGATCCGCTATGAGTTTGGGATTTTTAATCAGAAGATCTGTGGGGGCTGGCAG ATGGAAGAAGCTGATGACTGGCTTCGCTATGGCAACCCCTGGGAGAAGGCCCGCCCAGAGTTCACGCTGCCTGTGCACTTCTATGGCCGAGTGGAGCACACCAGCCAGGGTGCCAAGTGGGTGGACACACAG GTAGTGCTGGCTATGCCCTATGACACTCCTGTGCCCGGCTATCGGAACAACGTCGTCAACACCATGCGCCTCTGGTCGGCCAAGGCACCTAACGACTTCAACCTCAAGGACT TCAATGTTGGCGGCTACATCCAGGCTGTGCTGGACCGAAACCTGGCCGAGAACATCTCGCGTGTTTTGTACCCCAATGATAAT TTCTTTGAAGGGAAGGAGCTGCGGCTGAAGCAGGAGTACTTTGTGGTGGCTGCCACCCTCCAGGACATCATCCGACGTTTCAAGTCCTCCAAGTTTGGCAGCCGTGATCCTGTGCGCACAAACTTCGATGCCTTCCCTGATAAG GTGGCCATCCAGCTCAATGACACCCACCCCTCTTTGGCCATCCCAGAGCTGATGAGGATTCTGGTGGACCTGGAACGACTGGACTGGGACAAG GCCTGGGACGTAACAGTGAAGACCTGTGCCTACACCAACCACACGGTGCTGCCTGAAGCCCTGGAGCGCTGGCCAGTGCACCTCATGGAGACACTGCTGCCCCGCCACTTGCAGATCATTTACGAGATCAACCAGCGTTTCCTTAAC CGGGTGGCGGCTGCATTCCCTGGGGACGTAGATAGGCTGCGGCGCATGTCACTCGTGGAGGAAGGAGCAGTGAAACGCATCAACATGGCACACCTGTGCATTGCTGGCTCGCACGCTGTCAACGGCGTGGCTCGCATCCATTCGGAGATCCTCAAGAAAACCAT CTTCAAGGACTTTTATGAGCTGGAGCCTCACAAGTTCCAGAACAAGACCAATGGCATCACTCCTCGGCGCTGGCTGGTTCTGTGTAACCCTGGGCTGGCAGAGGTCATTGCTGAG CGCATTGGTGAGGACTACATCTCAGACCTGGACCAGCTGCGCAAGCTGCTCTCCTATGTGGATGATGAAGCCTTTATCCGTGATGTGGCCAAAGTGAAACAG GAAAACAAGTTGAAGTTCTCTGCATACCTCGAGAGGGAATACAAAGTCCACATCAACCCCAACTCGCTCTTTGACGTCCAGGTGAAAAGGATTCATGAGTACAAGCGGCAGCTCCTCAACtgcctgcacatcatcaccttgTATAACC GCATCAAAAGGGAGCCCAATAGGTTTATGGTGCCGAGGACTATCATGATTGGAGGCAAG GCTGCACCCGGGTACCACATGGCTAAGATGATCATCAAGCTTATCACTGCCATTGGGGATGTGGTCAACCACGACCCTGCGGTAGGAGACCGCCTCCGAGTGATCTTCCTGGAGAACTACCGAGTCTCCCTTGCTGAGAAAG TTATTCCCGCCGCCGACCTCTCAGAGCAGATCTCCACCGCGGGCACCGAGGCCTCGGGCACTGGCAACATGAAGTTCATGCTCAATGGGGCTCTGACCATCGGCACCATGGACGGTGCCAACGTGGAGATGGCAGAGGAGGCGGGGGAGGAGAACTTCTTCATCTTCGGCATGCGAGTGGAGGACGTGGAAAGGCTGGACCAGAGAGG GTACAATGCCCAGGAGTACTACGACCGAATTCCTGAGCTTCGGCAGATCATCGAACAGCTAAGCAGCGGCTTCTTCTCCCCCAAGCAGCCTGACCTGTTCAAGGACATTGTCAATATGCTCATGCACCATGACCG gTTTAAAGTCTTTGCAGATTATGAGGAATACATTAAATGCCAGGACAAAGTCAGTGAGTTGTACAAG AACCCAAGAGAGTGGACACGGATGGTGATCAGGAACATAGCCACCTCTGGCAAGTTTTCCAGTGACCGCACCATTGCCCAGTATGCCCGGGAGATCTGGGGTGTTGAACCTTCTCGCCAGCGCCTGCCAGCCCCAGATGAGAAGATCTGA
- the Rasgrp2 gene encoding RAS guanyl-releasing protein 2 isoform 2 (isoform 2 is encoded by transcript variant 2) — protein MTSTLDLDKGCTVEELLRGCIEAFDDSGKVRDPQLVRMFLMMHPWYIPSSQLASKLLHFYQQSRKDNSNSLQMKTCHLVRYWISAFPAEFDLNPELAEQIKELKALLDQEGNRRHSSLIDIESVCVGAERKGHYACYTICA, from the exons ATGACGAGCACTCTGGACCTGGACAAGGGCTGCACCGTGGAGGAGCTGCTCCGTGGTTGCATCGAAGCGTTTG ATGACTCCGGAAAGGTGCGAGATCCACAGCTAGTGCGCATGTTTCTCATGATGCACCCCTGGTACATACCTTCCTCTCAGCTGGCTTCGAAACTGCTCCACTT CTATCAGCAATCCCGGAAGGACAACTCCAATTCTCTACAGATGAAAACGTGTCACTTGGTCAG GTACTGGATCTCAGCCTTCCCAGCAGAGTTCgacttgaacccagagctggcTGAACAGATCAAGGAGCTGAAGGCTCTGTTAGACCAAGAAGGGAACCGCAGGCACAGCAGCCTCATCGACATCGAGAGTGTGTGCGTGGGGGCGGAGCGCAAGGGGCACTACGCATGCTACACCATATGTGCTTAA
- the Rasgrp2 gene encoding RAS guanyl-releasing protein 2 isoform 1 (isoform 1 is encoded by transcript variant 1): MTSTLDLDKGCTVEELLRGCIEAFDDSGKVRDPQLVRMFLMMHPWYIPSSQLASKLLHFYQQSRKDNSNSLQMKTCHLVRYWISAFPAEFDLNPELAEQIKELKALLDQEGNRRHSSLIDIESVPTYKWKRQVTQRNPVEQKKRKMSLLFDHLEPMELAEHLTYLEYRSFCKILFQDYHSFVTHGCTVDNPVLERFISLFNSVSQWVQLMILSKPTATQRALVITHFVHVAERLLQLQNFNTLMAVVGGLSHSSISRLKETHSHVSPDTIKLWEGLTELVTATGNYSNYRRRLAACVGFRFPILGVHLKDLVALQLALPDWLDPGRTRLNGAKMRQLFCILEELAMVTSLRPPVQANPDLLSLLTVSLDQYQTEDELYQLSLQREPRSKSSPTSPTSCTPPPRPPVLEEWTSVAKPKLDQALVAEHIEKMVESVFRNFDVDGDGHISQEEFQIIRGNFPYLSAFGDLDQNQDGCISREEMISYFLRSSSVLGGRMGFVHNFQESNSLRPVACRHCKALILGIYKQGLKCRACGVNCHKQCKERLSVECRRRAQSVSLEGSAPSPSPTHTHHRAFSFSLPRPGRRSSRPPEIREEEVQSVEDGVFDIHL; the protein is encoded by the exons ATGACGAGCACTCTGGACCTGGACAAGGGCTGCACCGTGGAGGAGCTGCTCCGTGGTTGCATCGAAGCGTTTG ATGACTCCGGAAAGGTGCGAGATCCACAGCTAGTGCGCATGTTTCTCATGATGCACCCCTGGTACATACCTTCCTCTCAGCTGGCTTCGAAACTGCTCCACTT CTATCAGCAATCCCGGAAGGACAACTCCAATTCTCTACAGATGAAAACGTGTCACTTGGTCAG GTACTGGATCTCAGCCTTCCCAGCAGAGTTCgacttgaacccagagctggcTGAACAGATCAAGGAGCTGAAGGCTCTGTTAGACCAAGAAGGGAACCGCAGGCACAGCAGCCTCATCGACATCGAGAGTGT CCCTACCTACAAATGGAAGCGGCAGGTGACCCAGCGGAACCCTGTGGAACAGAAAAAGCGCAAGATGTCCTTGTTGTTTGATCACTTGGAGCCTATGGAGCTGGCAGAACATCTTACCTACCTGGAGTATCGTTCCTTCTGCAAGATCCTG TTCCAAGACTACCACAGCTTTGTGACTCATGGCTGCACCGTAGACAACCCGGTCCTGGAGCGATTCATCTCCCTCTTCAACAGTGTCTCTCAGTGGGTCCAACTCATGATCCTCAGCAAGCCCACAGCCACGCAGCGGGCGCTGGTCATCACGCACTTCGTGCATGTGGCAGAG AGGCTGCTGCAGCTGCAGAACTTCAACACGCTGATGGCCGTCGTGGGAGGCCTGAGCCACAGCTCCATCTCACGCCTCAAGGAGACCCACAGCCACGTCAGCCCTGACACCATCAAG CTCTgggaaggtctgacagaactagTGACAGCTACTGGCAACTACAGCAACTACCGGCGCAGGCTGGCAGCCTGCGTGGGCTTCCGCTTTCCTATCCTGGGAGTGCACCTCAAGGATCTAGTGGCTCTGCAGCTGGCTCTGCCTGACTGGCTGGACCCAGGTCGGACCCGGCTCAATGGAGCCAAGATGAGGCAGCTTTTCTGCATTCTGGAGGAGTTGGCCATGGTGACCAGCCTTCGCCCACCCGTACAAGCCAACCCCGACCTGCTGAGCCTGCTCACG GTGTCCCTGGATCAGTATCAGACAGAGGATGAGCTGTACCAGCTCTCACTGCAGCGAGAGCCACGCTCCAAGTCGTCG CCAACCAGCCCCACCAGCTGCACCCCGCCTCCCCGGCCCCCTGTGTTGGAAGAGTGGACCTCAGTTGCCAAGCCTAAGCTGGACCAAGCCTTGGTGGCAGAGCACATTGAGAAGATGGTGGAG TCTGTGTTCCGGAACTTTGACGTGGATGGGGACGGTCACATCTCCCAGGAGGAGTTTCAGATCATCCGGGGCAACTTCCCTTATCTCAGCGCCTTTGGGGACCTGGACCAGAACCA GGATGGCTGCATCAGCCGGGAGGAGATGATTTCCTACTTCCTGCGCTCCAGCTCCGTGCTGGGAGGCCGCATGGGCTTCGTACACAACTTCCAGGAGAGTAACTCGCTACGCCCGGTTGCCTGTCGCCACTGCAAAGCTCTG ATCCTGGGCATCTACAAGCAGGGCCTTAAATGTAGAG CTTGTGGTGTGAACTGCCACAAGCAATGCAAAGAGCGCCTGTCAGTGGAATGTCGCCGCAGGGCCCAGAGTGTCAGCCTGGAGGGCTCTGCACCCTCTCCCTCACCCACACATACCCACCATCGGGCCTTCAGCTTTTCCCTGCCTCGCCCAGGCAG